Proteins encoded in a region of the Pseudomonas shahriarae genome:
- a CDS encoding ABC transporter substrate-binding protein — protein sequence MDRTVFKPLLLVASLLACMPTAQAASTLVYCSEASPAGFDPSQYTSGTDFDASAETVFNRLTQFKRGGTEVEPGLATRWEVSKDGLAYTFHLRDGVKFHSTEYFTPTRDFNADDVLFTFQRLLDANHPFRQAYPSESPYFTDMGLNTTIKSVEKLDEHSVRFNLNNVDAAFVQNLAMSFASVQSAEYAAQLLKDGKAADINQKPIGTGPFVFKRYQKDSQIRYVANKNYWKPEDVKLDSLVFAITPDAASRLQKLKAGECQVSGYPRPSDIEVMKQDPNLRVQQQAGFNLGFLAYNVTHPPLDQLKVRQALDMAIDKPAIIQAVYQSAGQLAQNALPPAQWSYDPSIKDAPHDPAKARALLKEAGVAPGTTINLWAMTVQRASNPNARMSAQMIQQDWAKVGITANIVSYEWGEYIKRAKNGEHDVMIYGWTGDNGDPDNWLGALYSCAAVKGSNYAKWCNPQYDQLVQKAKLSSDRDERIKWYQQAQKILKDQVPITPIANSTVFQPLRKEVQDFKISPFGLTPFYGVSLNK from the coding sequence ATGGATAGAACTGTCTTCAAGCCGCTCCTCCTCGTTGCCAGCCTGCTGGCGTGCATGCCCACGGCCCAGGCGGCAAGCACCCTGGTCTACTGCTCCGAAGCCAGCCCCGCCGGGTTCGATCCGAGCCAGTACACCAGCGGCACCGATTTTGATGCCTCGGCCGAAACCGTGTTCAACCGCCTGACCCAGTTCAAGCGCGGCGGGACCGAAGTCGAGCCGGGCCTGGCGACCCGTTGGGAGGTGTCCAAGGACGGCCTGGCCTACACCTTTCACCTGCGCGACGGGGTCAAGTTCCACAGCACCGAGTACTTCACCCCGACCCGCGACTTCAATGCCGACGATGTGCTGTTCACTTTCCAGCGCCTGCTGGACGCCAACCATCCATTCCGTCAGGCCTACCCGTCCGAGTCGCCGTACTTCACCGATATGGGCCTGAATACCACGATCAAAAGTGTGGAAAAGCTCGACGAGCACAGCGTGCGCTTCAACCTCAATAACGTCGATGCCGCTTTCGTGCAGAACCTGGCCATGAGCTTTGCGTCCGTGCAATCGGCCGAGTACGCGGCGCAGTTGCTTAAAGACGGCAAGGCCGCCGATATCAACCAGAAACCGATCGGCACCGGGCCGTTTGTGTTCAAGCGCTACCAGAAGGACTCGCAGATTCGCTACGTCGCCAATAAAAACTATTGGAAGCCTGAGGATGTGAAACTCGACAGCCTGGTGTTTGCGATCACCCCGGACGCCGCGTCGCGCCTACAAAAGCTCAAGGCCGGCGAATGCCAGGTCAGCGGCTATCCGCGCCCCTCGGATATCGAGGTGATGAAGCAGGATCCAAACCTGCGCGTGCAGCAGCAGGCGGGCTTCAACCTGGGCTTTCTGGCCTATAACGTGACCCATCCGCCGCTGGACCAGCTCAAGGTGCGCCAGGCCCTGGACATGGCCATCGATAAGCCGGCGATTATCCAGGCGGTGTACCAAAGTGCCGGGCAATTGGCGCAGAACGCACTGCCGCCGGCCCAGTGGTCTTATGACCCCAGCATCAAGGACGCACCGCACGACCCTGCCAAGGCCCGGGCGCTACTAAAAGAAGCAGGGGTTGCACCAGGTACCACCATCAATCTGTGGGCGATGACCGTGCAGCGCGCCTCCAATCCCAACGCGCGAATGTCGGCGCAGATGATCCAGCAGGATTGGGCCAAAGTCGGGATCACCGCCAATATCGTCAGCTATGAGTGGGGCGAATACATCAAGCGCGCAAAAAACGGCGAGCACGATGTGATGATCTACGGCTGGACCGGCGACAACGGCGACCCGGATAACTGGCTGGGCGCGCTCTACAGTTGTGCCGCGGTCAAGGGCAGCAACTATGCAAAATGGTGTAACCCGCAGTACGACCAACTGGTGCAGAAGGCCAAGCTCAGCAGTGACCGTGACGAACGCATAAAGTGGTATCAACAGGCGCAAAAAATACTTAAGGATCAAGTACCTATAACGCCTATTGCGAACTCGACGGTTTTCCAGCCACTGCGCAAGGAGGTCCAGGACTTCAAGATCAGCCCGTTTGGCCTGACACCGTTCTACGGCGTAAGTCTGAATAAGTAA
- a CDS encoding ABC transporter substrate-binding protein produces the protein MLKHAVIPFLVSAGLMAAAPFAQAATNLVFCSEGSPAGFDPGQYTTGTDFDASAETMFNRLSQFERGGTAVIPGLATKWDVSEDGLTYTFHLREGVKFHTTPYFKPTREFNADDVLFTFNRMINKDDPFRKAYPTEFPYFTDMGMDTNIKNIEKIDDHTVKFTLGTVDAAFIQNLAMSFASVQSAEYAAQLLKDGKPQDINQKPVGTGPFVFKSYQKDSNIRFTGNKDYWKPEDVKIDNLIFAITTDPSVRVQKLKKNECQVTLFPRPADLKALGEDKTLKLPHQAGFNLGYIAYNVMPVLKGQTAANPLADLRVRQALDMSVNKQQIIDSVYQGAGQLAVNAMPPTQWSYDDTIKDVPHDVAKAKELLKEAGVKEGTEITLWAMPVQRPYNPNAKLMAEMLQNDWKQIGLKVNIVSYEWGEYIKRSKGGENQAMIIGWSGDNGDPDNWLNVLFGCDSLAGNNFSKWCDKKFDGIVKEAKATSDVAKRTELYKQAQHVLKDAVPMTPIAHSTVYQPMRNNVQDFKISPFGLNSFYGVSVSK, from the coding sequence ATGCTTAAACACGCAGTCATTCCGTTTTTAGTCAGCGCCGGTTTAATGGCCGCTGCACCTTTCGCCCAGGCGGCGACTAATCTGGTGTTCTGCTCCGAAGGGAGCCCGGCCGGTTTCGACCCAGGCCAGTACACTACCGGAACAGACTTCGATGCTTCGGCCGAAACCATGTTCAACCGGCTCAGCCAGTTCGAGCGCGGCGGCACCGCCGTGATTCCTGGCCTGGCCACCAAGTGGGATGTATCCGAAGACGGCCTGACCTACACCTTCCACCTGCGCGAAGGGGTCAAGTTCCACACCACGCCGTATTTCAAGCCGACTCGTGAATTCAACGCCGACGACGTGCTCTTCACCTTCAACCGGATGATCAATAAAGACGATCCGTTCCGTAAGGCCTACCCCACCGAGTTCCCGTACTTCACGGACATGGGGATGGACACCAACATCAAGAACATCGAGAAAATCGACGACCACACCGTCAAGTTCACCCTTGGCACCGTGGACGCCGCGTTTATCCAGAACCTGGCCATGAGCTTCGCCTCGGTACAGTCGGCCGAATACGCCGCCCAACTGTTGAAGGACGGCAAGCCCCAGGACATCAACCAGAAGCCGGTCGGCACTGGTCCGTTCGTGTTCAAGAGCTACCAGAAAGACTCCAACATCCGCTTCACCGGCAACAAGGATTACTGGAAGCCTGAAGACGTGAAGATCGACAACCTGATCTTCGCCATCACCACCGACCCGTCGGTGCGTGTGCAGAAACTCAAGAAGAATGAATGCCAGGTCACCCTCTTCCCGCGTCCGGCCGACCTCAAGGCCCTGGGCGAGGACAAAACCCTGAAACTGCCGCACCAGGCCGGTTTCAACCTGGGTTATATCGCCTACAACGTCATGCCAGTGCTCAAGGGCCAGACGGCCGCCAACCCCCTGGCCGACCTGCGCGTACGCCAGGCGCTGGACATGTCGGTCAACAAGCAGCAGATCATCGACTCGGTGTACCAGGGCGCAGGCCAACTGGCGGTCAACGCCATGCCGCCGACCCAATGGTCCTATGACGACACCATCAAGGACGTCCCGCACGATGTGGCCAAGGCCAAGGAACTGCTCAAGGAGGCCGGCGTCAAGGAAGGCACCGAGATCACCTTGTGGGCCATGCCGGTCCAGCGTCCGTACAACCCCAACGCCAAGCTGATGGCCGAGATGCTGCAGAACGACTGGAAGCAGATCGGCTTGAAGGTCAACATCGTCAGCTACGAGTGGGGCGAGTACATCAAGCGTTCCAAGGGCGGCGAGAACCAGGCCATGATCATCGGCTGGAGCGGTGACAATGGTGACCCGGACAACTGGCTGAACGTGCTGTTTGGCTGCGACTCCCTGGCCGGCAACAACTTCTCCAAATGGTGTGACAAGAAATTCGACGGCATCGTGAAAGAAGCCAAGGCCACATCGGACGTCGCCAAGCGCACCGAACTGTACAAGCAGGCGCAACACGTCCTCAAAGATGCAGTGCCCATGACACCTATCGCACACTCGACGGTGTATCAACCCATGCGCAACAACGTGCAGGACTTCAAGATCAGCCCATTTGGCTTGAATTCCTTCTACGGGGTAAGCGTCAGCAAGTAG
- a CDS encoding ABC transporter substrate-binding protein yields MKMLPLQAAMTAALLSVALGISAKPLVVCTEASPEGFDPVLYTTAVTADAAAETMFNRLVDFKPGTTEIVPALAKSWDISEDGLTYTFHLRDDVKFHTTDYFKPTRNLNADDVLWSFQRQLDPKHPWHNKSTTGFPYFESMGFKELLKSVEKTDDHTVVFTLTRPEAPFLADVAMPFTAIHSAEYADKLLAANKTGELNSKPIGTGPFIFTRYQKDAQVRFKANPEYFRGKPPADPLILAIAVDNNVRLQKLKANECQIALYPKPDDLPSIKADPNLKVAELAAMTTAYTAMNTTHKYMSDARVRHAINIAFDKQGYNESLYGKGNAIDATGPYPPTLLGFNDQLKNPPRDLDKARALLKEAGVPEGTEFTLFTRNGGGPTNPNPMLGAQRMQADLAKIGLKVNIRVMEWGEMLKRAKAGEHDMVSAGWAGDNGDPDNFLTPNLSCDAAKNGENYARWCNQEFQGLIDKARAVAEPAERAALYEQALAVFDKDQPWIPMAYPKMFTAMRKNVEGYTQSPLTNNNFATTQVK; encoded by the coding sequence ATGAAAATGCTCCCGTTACAAGCCGCCATGACCGCTGCACTGCTGAGTGTGGCCCTGGGCATTTCGGCCAAGCCGCTGGTGGTCTGCACCGAAGCCAGTCCGGAAGGCTTCGACCCGGTCCTGTACACCACGGCCGTCACCGCCGATGCTGCGGCCGAAACCATGTTCAACCGCCTGGTGGACTTCAAGCCCGGCACTACTGAAATCGTGCCTGCACTCGCCAAATCGTGGGACATCAGTGAAGACGGTCTGACCTATACCTTCCACCTGCGTGATGACGTCAAGTTCCACACCACCGACTACTTCAAGCCCACGCGCAACCTGAATGCCGACGACGTGCTCTGGAGCTTCCAGCGTCAACTGGACCCGAAACATCCGTGGCACAACAAGTCCACCACCGGTTTCCCCTATTTCGAAAGCATGGGTTTCAAGGAACTGCTCAAAAGCGTCGAGAAGACCGATGACCACACCGTGGTCTTCACCCTGACCCGCCCCGAAGCCCCGTTCCTGGCCGATGTCGCGATGCCCTTCACCGCCATCCACTCCGCCGAATACGCCGACAAACTGCTGGCCGCCAACAAGACCGGCGAGCTCAACAGCAAGCCGATCGGCACCGGCCCGTTTATTTTTACCCGCTACCAGAAAGATGCCCAGGTGCGCTTCAAGGCCAACCCGGAATACTTCCGTGGCAAGCCGCCCGCCGACCCGCTGATCCTGGCCATCGCGGTGGATAACAACGTGCGCCTGCAAAAGCTCAAGGCCAATGAGTGCCAGATCGCGCTGTATCCAAAGCCTGACGACCTGCCGAGTATCAAGGCCGATCCCAACCTGAAGGTCGCGGAACTGGCGGCGATGACCACCGCCTACACCGCCATGAACACCACCCACAAGTACATGAGCGACGCGCGGGTGCGCCACGCGATCAACATCGCGTTCGACAAACAGGGCTATAACGAATCCCTGTACGGCAAAGGCAATGCCATCGACGCCACCGGCCCGTACCCGCCGACCCTGCTGGGCTTCAACGACCAGCTGAAAAACCCGCCCCGCGACCTGGACAAGGCCCGTGCCCTGCTCAAGGAAGCCGGCGTGCCGGAAGGCACCGAATTCACCCTGTTCACCCGCAACGGCGGCGGCCCGACCAACCCCAACCCGATGCTCGGCGCCCAGCGCATGCAGGCGGATCTGGCGAAGATTGGCCTGAAGGTCAATATCAGGGTCATGGAGTGGGGCGAAATGCTCAAGCGCGCCAAAGCCGGCGAACACGACATGGTCTCGGCCGGCTGGGCCGGAGACAACGGCGACCCAGACAACTTCCTCACCCCCAACCTGAGTTGCGATGCCGCTAAAAACGGCGAAAACTACGCCCGCTGGTGTAACCAAGAGTTTCAGGGCTTGATCGACAAGGCCCGCGCCGTGGCTGAACCCGCCGAACGCGCCGCACTCTATGAACAAGCGCTGGCCGTTTTCGACAAGGACCAACCATGGATCCCCATGGCCTACCCGAAAATGTTCACCGCCATGCGCAAGAACGTCGAGGGTTATACCCAAAGCCCCCTGACCAACAATAACTTCGCCACCACCCAGGTGAAGTAA
- a CDS encoding ABC transporter substrate-binding protein: MGQAAEKKSLVFCSEGSPAGFDTAQYTTATDNDAAEPIYNRLVEFEKGETGVVPGLATKWDISPDGLTYTFHLREGVKFHSNKEFKPTRDFNADDVLFTFNRMLDANHPFRKAYPTEFPYFNGMSLNKNIAKVEKTDPHTVVMTLNTVDAAFIQNIAMSFAAILSAEYAEQLLKAGKPSDINQKPIGTGPFVFQRYQKDSQIRFAGNKNYWDPSKVKLDQLIFAINTDASVRVQKLKANECQVTLHPRPADVDALKADPNLQLLTKPGFNLGYIAYNVRHKPFDQLEVRQALDMAVNKQSILNAVYQGAGQLAVNAMPPTQWSYDDSIKDAAYNPEKAKELLKAAGVKEGTEITLWAMPVQRPYNPNAKLMAEMLQSDWAKIGLKVKIVSYEWGEYIKRTKNGEHDVSLIGWTGDNGDPDNWLGTLYSCDAIGGNNYSMWCDPAYDKLIKQAKVVTDREQRTVLYKQAQQLLKTQVPITPVAHSTVNQPLSTKVEGFKVSPFGRNVFSGVSITP; encoded by the coding sequence ATGGGCCAGGCTGCCGAAAAGAAAAGCCTGGTGTTCTGCTCCGAAGGCAGCCCGGCCGGGTTCGATACTGCGCAGTACACCACCGCCACCGACAACGATGCGGCCGAGCCGATCTACAACCGCCTGGTTGAGTTCGAAAAGGGTGAAACCGGCGTCGTACCAGGGCTGGCTACCAAGTGGGATATCTCGCCAGACGGCCTGACCTACACCTTCCACTTGCGCGAAGGGGTGAAGTTCCACAGCAACAAGGAATTCAAGCCGACACGGGATTTCAACGCCGATGACGTGCTGTTCACCTTCAACCGCATGCTTGACGCCAACCACCCGTTTCGCAAGGCCTACCCCACCGAGTTTCCGTACTTCAACGGGATGAGCCTGAACAAGAACATCGCCAAGGTCGAGAAAACCGACCCGCATACCGTGGTGATGACCCTGAACACGGTCGATGCCGCGTTTATCCAGAACATCGCCATGAGCTTCGCCGCGATCCTCTCGGCCGAGTACGCCGAGCAACTGCTCAAGGCCGGCAAACCCAGCGATATCAACCAGAAGCCGATCGGCACCGGGCCGTTCGTGTTCCAGCGTTACCAGAAGGATTCGCAGATCCGTTTCGCCGGCAATAAAAACTACTGGGACCCGAGCAAGGTCAAGCTCGACCAACTGATTTTCGCCATCAACACCGACGCCTCGGTACGCGTGCAGAAGCTCAAGGCCAATGAATGCCAGGTCACCCTGCATCCACGCCCCGCCGATGTCGACGCGCTCAAGGCCGACCCGAACCTGCAACTGCTGACCAAACCCGGCTTCAACCTCGGCTACATCGCCTATAACGTGCGGCACAAACCCTTCGACCAGCTCGAAGTGCGCCAGGCCCTGGACATGGCGGTGAATAAGCAGAGCATCCTCAATGCCGTGTACCAGGGCGCGGGGCAACTGGCGGTCAACGCCATGCCGCCGACCCAGTGGTCCTATGACGACAGCATCAAGGACGCCGCCTACAACCCGGAAAAAGCCAAGGAATTGCTCAAGGCGGCCGGCGTCAAGGAAGGCACCGAGATCACCCTGTGGGCCATGCCCGTCCAGCGCCCGTACAACCCCAACGCCAAGCTGATGGCCGAGATGCTGCAAAGCGACTGGGCCAAGATTGGCCTCAAGGTCAAGATCGTCAGCTATGAGTGGGGCGAGTACATCAAGCGCACCAAAAACGGCGAGCACGATGTCAGCCTGATTGGTTGGACCGGCGACAACGGTGACCCGGACAACTGGCTGGGCACCCTCTACAGCTGCGACGCCATCGGCGGGAACAACTACTCGATGTGGTGTGACCCGGCGTACGACAAGCTGATCAAGCAAGCCAAGGTCGTCACCGACCGTGAACAACGGACTGTTCTGTACAAACAGGCGCAGCAACTGCTTAAAACACAGGTGCCGATCACGCCTGTCGCCCACTCGACGGTCAACCAACCGTTAAGCACCAAGGTCGAAGGTTTCAAAGTCAGCCCCTTCGGCCGCAACGTGTTCTCGGGCGTCAGTATCACCCCATAA
- a CDS encoding OprD family outer membrane porin, which translates to MKLSSKVLLAMAISSITATAYAEPASQEFVPTTLAGASAQSEAKGFIEDFSLGGSTRNWYSHESLYRGGSFKYKEHGVVKTDRNRTNWVQGTILNASSGFTQGTVGVKTEVAVYNALVLDRSKRDIKGGSNRTLADSDGNAVDQWSKLGLANVQFRVSNTTLTAGRQNFSSPIVDTIGNRALPSSFEGVSFNSEEFNNLSFQGGVFDRVSPRTEQSLSKFRTEYTSDASVETDKVYTLGANYQPFKSLKTSFFGANVKDFWNQYYFGATHELGDSQQLALTTGFNYYKTVDEGKKLMGDIDNDTFSLSLGLAHQAHSLTFSYQAVNGNEYFDYLHETNGIYLANSLTSDFNGPNEKSFQVAYGINMAEYGVPGLKFNIYSARGWGIDGTHYTGNRGVVGKGYDGIQKQDGEKHQEYGVGAGYAIQSGPLKATAIRATYVEHRGSEFQSDGSVKEFRLVTTIPFNIL; encoded by the coding sequence ATGAAACTAAGCAGCAAAGTGCTACTGGCCATGGCCATCAGCAGCATCACCGCGACCGCTTACGCCGAACCTGCAAGCCAGGAATTCGTGCCGACCACACTGGCCGGCGCCAGCGCCCAAAGCGAAGCCAAGGGCTTTATCGAAGACTTCAGCCTCGGCGGCAGTACGCGCAACTGGTACTCCCACGAAAGCCTCTACCGGGGGGGCAGCTTCAAATACAAAGAGCACGGTGTCGTAAAGACCGACCGCAACCGTACCAACTGGGTTCAGGGCACCATCCTCAACGCAAGCTCGGGTTTCACCCAGGGCACTGTTGGTGTCAAGACCGAAGTAGCGGTGTACAACGCTCTGGTTCTGGACCGCAGCAAACGCGATATCAAGGGCGGCTCTAACCGCACCTTGGCTGACTCTGACGGCAATGCCGTAGACCAGTGGAGCAAGCTGGGCCTGGCCAACGTCCAGTTCCGTGTTTCCAACACCACCCTGACTGCCGGTCGCCAGAATTTCAGCAGCCCTATCGTCGACACTATCGGCAACCGTGCCCTGCCTTCGAGCTTCGAGGGTGTGAGTTTCAACAGCGAAGAATTCAACAACCTGTCGTTCCAGGGCGGTGTGTTTGATCGTGTTTCGCCACGTACCGAGCAGAGCCTGTCGAAGTTCCGTACCGAATACACATCCGATGCCAGCGTGGAGACCGACAAGGTCTACACCCTGGGCGCCAATTATCAGCCGTTCAAAAGCCTGAAGACCAGCTTCTTCGGTGCCAACGTGAAGGACTTCTGGAACCAGTACTACTTCGGTGCAACCCACGAACTGGGTGACAGCCAGCAACTGGCCCTGACCACTGGCTTCAACTACTACAAGACCGTCGACGAAGGCAAAAAGCTGATGGGGGATATCGACAACGATACCTTCTCCCTGTCCCTGGGCCTGGCGCACCAAGCCCACAGCCTGACCTTCTCCTACCAGGCGGTGAACGGTAACGAGTACTTCGACTACCTGCACGAAACCAACGGCATCTACCTGGCCAACTCCTTGACTTCGGACTTCAACGGCCCGAACGAGAAATCCTTCCAGGTCGCCTACGGCATTAACATGGCCGAATACGGCGTGCCGGGCCTGAAGTTCAACATCTACTCGGCTCGCGGCTGGGGCATTGACGGTACCCACTACACCGGCAACCGTGGGGTAGTCGGCAAGGGCTACGACGGTATCCAGAAGCAAGACGGCGAGAAACACCAGGAATACGGTGTAGGCGCCGGTTATGCGATCCAGAGCGGCCCGCTCAAGGCCACTGCTATCCGTGCGACCTACGTCGAACACCGTGGCAGCGAGTTCCAATCTGACGGCAGCGTCAAGGAATTCCGTCTGGTCACCACCATCCCATTCAACATCCTTTAA
- a CDS encoding ATP-binding protein: MLAPVKLTSATRQNLWRLTFIRTLVLAAQAGSVGLAYWFELLPLPWLQLWVTLAFSTVLCVFTAIRLRTTWPVTELEYALQLACDLFIHSVLLYFSGGSTNPFVSYYLVPLTIAAVTLPWRYSVILSGIALALYTLLLAQFYPLETFPIARENLQIYGMWLSFALSAAVITFFAARMAEELRRQEELRAIRREEGLRDQQLLAVATQAAGAAHELGTPLATMSVLIKEMRQDHHDPALQDDLGVLQEQVKQCKQTLQQLVRAAEANRRLAVDMQDVTQWLDEALNRWHLMRPEASYRFHLLGQGAVPRMAPPPDLTQALLNLLNNAADACPEGLEVQLDWDWENLTISIRDHGAGVPLAIAEQIGKPFFTTKGKGFGLGLFLSKASVTRAGGSVKLYPHEEGGTLTELRLPRAARGDIDE; this comes from the coding sequence ATGCTCGCCCCCGTAAAACTGACTTCCGCCACTCGCCAGAACCTCTGGCGCCTGACGTTTATCCGCACCCTGGTGCTGGCCGCCCAGGCCGGTTCCGTGGGGCTCGCCTATTGGTTTGAACTGCTGCCGCTGCCTTGGCTGCAACTGTGGGTGACCCTGGCCTTTTCCACGGTGCTGTGTGTGTTCACGGCCATCCGTCTGCGCACCACCTGGCCGGTGACGGAGCTGGAGTACGCGCTGCAACTGGCCTGCGACCTGTTTATCCACAGCGTGTTGCTGTATTTCTCCGGTGGCTCCACCAACCCCTTCGTTTCCTATTACCTGGTACCGCTGACCATCGCTGCCGTGACCTTGCCGTGGCGCTATTCGGTGATCCTGTCGGGGATTGCCCTGGCGCTTTACACCTTGTTGCTGGCGCAGTTCTATCCCCTGGAAACCTTCCCGATTGCCCGGGAAAACCTGCAGATCTACGGCATGTGGCTGAGCTTCGCGCTGTCGGCGGCGGTGATCACCTTTTTTGCCGCGCGCATGGCCGAAGAGCTGCGGCGCCAGGAAGAACTGCGCGCAATCCGCCGTGAAGAGGGCCTGCGTGACCAGCAACTGCTGGCCGTGGCGACCCAGGCCGCCGGTGCGGCCCATGAACTGGGCACGCCGCTGGCAACCATGAGCGTGCTGATCAAGGAAATGCGCCAGGACCATCACGACCCGGCCTTGCAAGACGACCTCGGCGTGTTGCAGGAACAGGTCAAGCAGTGCAAGCAGACCTTGCAGCAACTGGTGCGCGCCGCTGAAGCCAACCGGCGCCTGGCGGTGGATATGCAAGACGTCACCCAGTGGCTGGACGAAGCCCTGAACCGCTGGCACTTGATGCGTCCCGAAGCCAGTTACCGTTTCCACCTGCTGGGGCAGGGCGCAGTGCCGCGTATGGCGCCACCGCCGGACCTGACCCAGGCGTTGCTGAACCTGTTGAACAATGCAGCCGACGCCTGCCCGGAAGGGTTGGAAGTGCAGTTGGACTGGGATTGGGAAAACCTCACCATCAGTATTCGCGACCACGGCGCTGGCGTGCCGCTGGCGATTGCCGAGCAGATCGGCAAGCCATTCTTTACCACCAAGGGCAAAGGCTTCGGCCTGGGCCTGTTCTTGAGCAAGGCCAGCGTGACCCGCGCTGGCGGCTCGGTGAAACTTTACCCCCATGAGGAAGGCGGCACGCTCACCGAGCTGCGCCTGCCCCGTGCTGCACGAGGAGACATCGATGAGTGA
- a CDS encoding SIMPL domain-containing protein (The SIMPL domain is named for its presence in mouse protein SIMPL (signalling molecule that associates with mouse pelle-like kinase). Bacterial member BP26, from Brucella, was shown to assemble into a channel-like structure, while YggE from E. coli has been associated with resistance to oxidative stress.), with amino-acid sequence MSRFTRSAALIALSVGSIASLPALAADQLHYNQISLRAEVSQEVARDKMIVTLYTESQNTDPAQLAAEVTTIMNKALGEAREVKAVTLRQGSRNSYPIYDNKNQKITGWRERAELRLESADFPALSKLTGELLNTLKMDNMDFAIADATRKSSEDALLKDAVAAFKARAQLATDALGGKGYKIVNLNFNTNGYPMPYARNGGMMMKAAAMDSAPTPEVEAGTSQVSMSADGVIEVQMP; translated from the coding sequence ATGTCACGTTTCACTCGCAGTGCCGCCCTTATTGCCCTCAGCGTTGGCAGCATTGCCAGCCTGCCCGCGCTGGCCGCCGACCAACTGCACTACAACCAGATTTCCCTGCGGGCCGAAGTCAGCCAGGAAGTGGCCCGTGACAAGATGATCGTCACCCTCTACACCGAGTCGCAAAATACTGACCCGGCCCAGCTCGCCGCCGAAGTCACAACCATCATGAACAAGGCGCTGGGCGAAGCTCGCGAAGTAAAAGCCGTGACCCTGCGCCAGGGCAGCCGCAACAGCTATCCGATCTACGACAACAAGAACCAGAAGATCACCGGCTGGCGCGAGCGCGCCGAACTGCGTCTGGAAAGCGCGGACTTCCCCGCGCTGTCCAAGCTCACCGGCGAGCTGCTCAACACCCTGAAAATGGACAATATGGACTTCGCCATCGCCGACGCCACGCGCAAGTCCAGCGAAGACGCGTTGCTCAAGGATGCGGTCGCCGCGTTCAAGGCCCGCGCCCAACTGGCCACCGATGCACTCGGCGGCAAGGGCTACAAGATCGTCAACCTGAACTTCAACACCAACGGCTACCCAATGCCGTACGCGCGAAATGGCGGGATGATGATGAAGGCGGCAGCGATGGATTCGGCGCCGACACCTGAGGTAGAGGCCGGCACCAGCCAGGTCAGCATGAGTGCCGACGGGGTGATTGAAGTACAGATGCCATAA